The genome window ATCCAGCACCTGATCACTTGATGATTGTTcttttaaaatgcaacacattgGTACAGTTTAAACCAGTCAGGAAGACACGGACCTGCATAGTCGATAGTACTACTCATACAATtatgactaataataataatttaatcatTGTTCTTATGATTTATATTAATAGTAATGATCACTAATATTTGACAGATAAAAgataatgatttttttaaaattatttttacatttattcagcacagtgttgccaacacaatgagaaaggggagaaggTGTATTAAATGTACAATAACTACTCCAAAGACCACTCTAACTGGTCAGGACAACAGGCAGATGACCAGGACCACAAGACAGACCAGTGTCTTTTTCGCTCCTAGTGGTGGTGACCACTGGTCCGTGCCAGGTAGGAGCTTGTCGCGAGGAGCTGGTCAGGACTGTGAGGCAggtcacaaacacactgacctgCATAACCGATAGTACTACTCATACAACTACGACTAATAATAAGAATTTAatcattgttattatgattTCTATTAACAATAGTGATCAATAACATTGGATAGACAAACGATTATGGCTTCTCACATTAGGCGATTCTGCTAACACAGTGAGAAACGTGAAaagttgtattaaaaataaatacaaacactcCACAGATCTCTCAACTGGTCCAAACAACAGAACAGATCACAGAGGAGGTGGTCAGGACCAGTAATTTTAGTGCCCTCTTTAACTAATTGTTAAAGAATTTTTTTCAGCATAGATCATTTCTATAAGGTGTCCAGAAcaacatgctaaaagtcctaagaaatcctAGTTGAGGAAATATGTTAAATTCTCATCAATCCAAGATGTGTGCCAGTAAGGCCAGACAACAATACACCCCAATGGggctatttttttcctttactcctatcaGAATAAAACTTCATACAATGAAAGTATtcatgaaaagtaaaaaaaaattgtattacaagtttctttgaaaatgaatttgaatatgcaaatgagctatACACTAATCGAATATAGGCTACCCAAAATATACCCGCATAGGCTTAATTTTTTCCTTTACGCCTACCACAATAAAACTTTACACAATTAAAGTCAACAtgaaaagtaaaacattttgtattagaagtttctttgaaaatgaatttgaatatgcaaatgTTCAATATACTAAtcgattttattatttattatttcctttactcctatcaCAGTCAAACCTCACACAGTGAAAGTATACATGAAAAGTAACATTTTGGTTTTACAAGTGTCTTGgaaaaatctattttaaatatgcaaatgagctcaACACTAGGCCTAATTGACTTATGGCCAAGAAGCCAAAAAGTCACAAGTAGAAAACAGGGGCCAAATAACTCACACATTCATGTCCATTCAGTATGTTAACTTATGCATAAATACGATAAATTTGAACTCACTTGCCACACTTACCTGGGTCACTTGCCACAAAAAGACTTATATTGACCTTAAGAATTGATTGCACAATCTTGCCTCCAGTTGCtttctaaattatttttttttttatttgcaatcaACCCTTGTCGTGGTGGGGAGGCTTGTGTGCCTCCGTGACCCTGAAGACTATACCGGCGGGGGAGGTACTACCAAGCCAGGCAGTTTTCAGGTTAGAGGCCAGTCTAAAAGCAGCATTGCCATCACCCATTGGCAGTAGGATGATTGGATGAAGATTGGGCTGATGTATTTGTCATACATATGAATGGTGTTTCTACCTATGCAAATTAGGACATATTCAATAAGTGTGGAGCTCATGTGCATATTCAAATTCATTTCAaaagaaacttgtaatacaaaaaaagttacttttcatgtatacttttactatGTAAAGTTTTATTGTGgtaggagtaaaggaaaaaaaatagccCCATTGGGGTGTATTGTTGTCTGGCCTTACTGGCACACATCTCGGATTGATGAGAATTTAACATATTTCCTCAACTaggatttcttaggactttAAGTATGTTGTTCTGGACACCTCATAGAAATGATCTAAGCtgcaaaaaattattttacaattAGTCTGTTGTAAAACGTTACTTTGCCTGGACTATTTGTGCCAGTAAGAAGCTGGTCATGACCGCTGTGCcactggtcgcgaccagtgtctttagcgcccctagtggttgTGACCACTGGTCCGTGCCAGAGACCAGCTGGTCCTGAACACACAGATCTTCATaatcaataaaaataacaataataatcataatatatctgatatagtgtattttatagacaaaagattatgatctctgacatttatccagctaacagtgttgccaaaacgacaggaaaggggagaaaatACTAAAGCCGCTTCACAGACCACAGGGACCACAGGGGAGACCAGTGAGGAGCTGGTCGCGACCAGTGTctttagcgcccctagtggttgTGACCACTGGTCTGTGCCAGAGACCAGAGGGTCCGTGCCAGAGACCAGCTGGTCCTGACCACACGGATcttcataatcaataatattaacaataataatcataatatatctgatatagtgtattttatagacaaaagattatgatctctgacatttatccagctaacagtgctgccaaaaccacaggaaaggggagaaaatACTAAAGCCGCTTCACAGACCACAGGGACCACAGGGCAGACCACTAAGGAGCTGGTCGCAACCAGTGTctttagcgcccctagtggttgTGACCACCGGGCAAATCAGGAACGGAATGAAACCGAGTTTCCTTGCTGTCTCCATCGCTTGGGAAAATGAGCGGCGCCATTTGATGGTGTAGTTAGTCCAAGGCAAAGCAGATCTCTTTGCCGCTGACCTCTATCCGAGAGCCTCTGGCTGCCTTCAAGATGCGGTCCTGGTCTGTGTAACGTAGCATCTTGCAGATCAGGGTGTGGGATCAAGTGTTGCGCTGTGGACCTATACGATGAGCCCGCATCACCTCTAGCTTCCCACCGTTGAGAGCAGGGAACCATTTAGTGAGCCAAGATGAAACAAAGTCCGCTGCGTCGCCGTTTTCAACCTTTTCTGGCAGGTTGATAATGCGAACATTATCCCTGCGGGACCTGTCCTCTAGCTCCGCGATGTTTGCTTCGAGTTTGTAGCATGTTGTTTGGAAAGACTGCTCCAATTTTGCCAGCTGAGTGGAGAGCCCTTTAAGGTCTGTTTTCAGCTTCTTAATTTCATTTGAGTTCGTCGTTACCTCTGTTTTTATGTTGTCCAGCATTCTTCAAACTCATACTGTTTCTCAATAATGGTTTGCTGCTCTTTCACCGCGGTGAGCATGGAGGACACAGATAGATTAAATTACTCAAGCTTTTCGTCGTCTTTCAGAGGGTCAAACCCTGTTTTGCTTCTCAAACCTTCAGCCATCATATACACGGGGCTTACGGAGACTCAGGGCCAAGAGTTGTTAAGTTAACAATGCGAGGTGGATGGATAATATGTAAAAGCTGGGGGGAGAGGGCAAGAGCAATCGCGCTATGCAGCCATCTTGTCTTGTCTGCAGGTCACGTGCAACCCCTGCAGATCAGTTTGAGTTTCTTGTACATTATAGGTTGGCACTAGTCACAACATATACATTTTTCGAAAAGGCACTTTCCTGAAGACCTACAGAGTGGCTGTGTTCTTTGTGTTAATTTACATTCACAGCAATTGCAGGCTTACAGAACTTTCAAATTCAAGTTATGTTTAAGCGTTATGTGTCCTTGTGGAGTGTGAATGGACacaaaaatgtgattattttgatgctaatagaaaatgtgtttattttggaaTATTTAGAAAAAttgcaatacattttatttatgagtACCTTAGAAAGAAACAATGTGCAAATGTGCAAACAAAGTATGAGTTAACAAGacatgaaaatataaaagtagaaaacagaataaaacaataaataaaacattaagaacATGGTaattaaaaagactaaaaagaGTTTTAAGAAGTGGTATAAAGTGATTCTGATCTGGCTCCTTGCCAAGAAGAAAAGACTCAGTAAATTTCTAACATAGCATTTTTGTTGGAACAATCAAGAGACCCCTGCTTGAGGATCTCAGGCTGCGTTGGGCTCATAGAGGATTTCATTATTTATAATTACTGTAGGAGCATGCAGTTCTTTAATAGTTAAAAGCAAAGTATAAAAATTGATTCTAAAGCTCACAGGGAAGTAACTTATGACTTGATTGAtgatgtattgtattttatcCAGTTGTGCTGCTATTAAATTTCCTAGTAACTAATTTCTTTTTCAAGTGTTCTTTGATATCCTTGGTTTTGAAACAGTATATTAATGGGTTAATAGCAGCAGGTAAAATACTGTACAGCATTACAACAACTATGCGAACTGGGACACTGAATGTAAATCCCACAAAATTTGCCAGGTACACAAAGCATCTTGGCATAAAATAGAGAAATGTGATGAGAATCTGTGGCGAGCAGGTAGACAGAGCTGTCATGCGGCTGCTATTAGAACTGGTCATTCTCATAACTGCAACAATGATGACAAAATAAGAGAAGGTGATAAAACCTAGAGGCAACATCAAACTGAACATGGCCATACCAAATGCAACTACCTGAACTTCACGTACGTTCTCACATCCAAGCACTGTTATTGCTATATGGTCACAAAAGCAATGTGTAATTATATTTGAATTACAATAAGGCAATCTCAAAGTATCTAAAACTATACCCACCATCCATGACATTGGCAAAATCCATGATATTCCACAAAGCACAGAAACAGTGTTATTTGTGAAAAGAGCTGTGTAACGCAGTGGAGCACAAATTGCAACAAAGCGATCAAGGGCCATCACCATCAGGATGAAAGAATGAGACGCCCCCAAAAAATGAACAAAGTACATTTGTACAAAGCAtccataaaatgaaataatactgTCATCAAACCAATATTTTGATATAATCTTTGGGAGAGTAACAGTCCCAAACATTAAGTCAGTTAGTGCTAAGTGGCAAAATATCAGATATGTGGGTTTGTGAAGAGACCTCTCACATTTAACaaacactaaaataaaaatatttcctACAGCTATAGCCAAGAAGAGAACCAAAAGCAGGGCTGACACAGGTCCATAATACTCCTGTGAAAGTCCAGGAAATCCCAGGATGAAGAAATTTGTAATCCTTGTTACATTAGTGTAGAACATAATCACTTGAATTAACAGTAACAACCTatcaaaagaaaacacatacaTTAAAATAGTTATTAGATGTGACAAGTTGAGGAAAATCTGAAATAACATTGGAGCATTAACAATAGACTTAACTACTCTAACAATTATGCAAACAAAAGTGTTAGTCACTACAGTgtaatttcatgttttctgtggaGGATCTAAAGTGTAAATCTTACCTTGTAAAAGTTATAATAGATCTGCCTCCATGGAAGTACTGCCACATCTCACTGTAGTGCCACCTAATATGTAATTAGCATCTTGTTTGAAACGGATATCAATGTTTACTTTCGTAAACAAGTAGATCCCAAATGGTCATGTTCTCAAATGAGTTCCACCCATCTGTGTTAACATGACACATAAAGAGTAGAGTAAATATTATTCAGTTTCCAATCAGGCGCCTTCAGCCATGAAAAATATGCAGCGGCCACTTATTGTGGCAGGTTGTATAAAGATATATTTGACAAGACAACTCAGTTCTTTCAAAACCTTTACTCAGCAGTCTGGTTTGCAAAACACAATATTAAAATTGATTACAAGTAAAGCTTTTGGAAAATTTTGGAATGTATAAAATGGCCCTTTGTTTGCATTGAGTCTGGAGTGCGCCACTGGGAAATTATGGACTCAATTAGACCCGTTTGTAATTATAATCAGTTACCAAGTTCATCCATGAAGTTGATCAATGTTGCATTCAAATGATGCATTACAAACTCATGAGAAAAAAGGAATTGAAATTTGCCGATTAATAGTTTTTGCATTTTCAAAATAGTCTATTATAGTGAGTGTATTGCAGTAGCTATTTTACTCCAGCAGAGGGCAGTGCTGGCTGCAAAGGAAAGATTACTTCAACAGCGAAGCAGAGTGGTTAGCATACGTCACAGTAGCATAAAGTAGAGAAGACACGTTAGAAAAAAGTTTGAGTTATTGGTTCAACGTTTATAGTACCTAAGCTAGAATATGTTACAGGGAGTAACAGGTAGAACTTCCACGGAAGATGTAATGCCTGTGTTATATTTTCTCTGGTGAGTAGCTACTaatgctaaagttagctaaataTTAGCCATGCCGTGCTAGCTTAACATAATGGTGAGAAAAGACAAAATGTTTTCTGTACTGAGAAGTTCCTCTGGAAAGAGTTCATgcccttttttatttatattcattGGATTTCTATCTAACAGGTTTCTTGCTATGAATTTAATATCAATTAAAGCAATACATGGAAAAACACTAGGGAAAACAGTGGCCATGTCACTGTGTAATAATATAATGATATATAATATAACgttaatatattatttatttgccAAGtgcatatttacacacacatgaGGAATGTATCCTCTGCataggagcagtgggcagccatagTCTGTCGCCCAGGGACCAACTCCACTTGTAATTCCAGTAGCGTTACCTACATTAAGGGCAATGCAGGAGTTACCTAGCATGTATGTCTTTATAGTGGGAGGAAACTGGAGCTCTcggaggaaacccacacaaacacgaGAGAACATGctaactccacacagaaaggccctgccTGAACCCAGGACTCAGCAGTGCCTACATGCTCTGAGGCAGCAATGCACTGATCCACTATTAATATGCTAATGACAGAGTATTACATGTTCAGCAGCATTCTTCTTCTACATCCATGAGAAATCTTATATACATTTATCTTTTGTGGATTTTTGAGAGATATTAGTGCCAGGTTTGCAGCATTTTAtttgatatagactaatgttggcctgttttttttagcatttcatGACATTTGAAAGAAAAAGTGGACTGTTCGTTGAAGACATCGTAGATGGACATACAGCAGACGAGCATCTGACCAGCAACCAGATCAACTCCACATCTCGTCCTCATTTCATCAAAGATAAACACTGAGATTTCACCAcagcatttaaagaaaaaataaacacaagatGAAGCTAATGATGAAGGTGTTGCTGAGGGGCCctattattttagtttataaTTAACTAAAGAGGTGcatacattttaacaaacaaatttgcaattaAATAAATTGCCACACTCCAGAAAATTGACCTTTCAGGTCACCTGGGAATCTTGGAACCAGGGGCAGTAGTCGGTTTTAGGCCTCATTCAGACTTCCAGCGTCTGCCCCCAGACGGTCCGGCAAAAATGCACATCCATTCATTTTTAAAGGGGGTAACGCATCAAGGCTAGGACGGAGTTTGCCGCAGGAGGGACACTCAAAAAAAAGCAGCGGGCATGCGACaaaaagttgagaccgactcaACTTTCGGAAAAACGCAAccccacgtcacgctgcggtggccaatcatgtaaccatAGATCAGACTTGTTAGTGTGTTTTGAGCTATGGTTTGAGGCGATGTAAGAAtcctgtacagtaaacaggaaacatcactgcctctatcgctgccacaagaaagttttaaaacactatgatgGTACAAATCGAAACACAAGGACTGAACTGCCTgggagtttgtgtaatagctgaatgtctctttctctctctaatgtgaaataaagctgccttcaagtgcagtCGGAAATGTTGAGGTCTATAAAccatctgacggaaaacagtaattgtgaaatataaagtctacttgggCTACGTTGGGGGGTTATATAACACAACaagacgtcacacaaatggccCTTTTGTTAAGTGACACTCCCACCACCGCACAACCCAGCGGAAAATCACTGGGTCGCTTTTTTTGGTCTGAATGTAGCATAAGTAATGTAGCCTTTGGTGGTGTTTGTGCACATATCACACTGTTGCGTGCAAGGGATTGCTTGAATAAAGTTACTTAGATCAGATATCACTAACAAAATGTTAACACTGTCATCTTACTGGAAAGCCTGATAAGTAATGATTAGCTGATTAGCCTCAGGTGTGGAGCATCACTTACTATAGGCCTAAACCTattcacaatgtttgtttacctTAAACTTCTGAGTAGAAAACTCCTGCGTCCCGTACATAGAATTTAGCAGCACTGAGCAAACAGGGACGAGGAACAACGTGATATACTCTCATctcattcatctaaaatgcatgatACTTTCCTACGTCAACACTTTCACTAACATTAGGTTGGAGACCTAATTTACCTGTTGAAACTaaagactaaagaaaatgacaccacccaaactagcagtcagtccgaccggCATTGATATGTTGCTGTTCGTAACACTAGATTTGATTTATCaaagacgctagcaaagcaacacagtacagaaaataagcacagcagaaacGTCAGATAGGTCAGACCACCGTGTTTAACTACATGGGCTATTTTAAACGTTACAGTTATGACTGAAAAttacaacagaaataaaaaagtttGCTGATTTCACATATCTCCGCAATTTAGATCAACTGTCATTGTCTGCCATTAGAATTGATTTTTGTGTTAGCATGAGGTCACAGTGATTTGGTCTATTCCAAAAGAAACTCCAAATCTGTGTACAGTAAATCCACACCTGATTCTGTTAGATATTTGTCTGCGTTATTCAGGTTTTTGACAATGGCAAAATGCAATGCGCTttgtatttttgcttttaaactTTTGCAGTTTATTCTGGAGAGTATTACTGCTGTTGCTGAAGACTATAATTCCAGTGGCATGTGTAGTTCCCAGTTAATTAACCCCCAaaaatgaatgcaaaatacaccCTTGTATGTGAGTAAAAGACTTGAGTTATGGTGTCATGGTGACAATTTTGGTCCCAATGTAGAAGTGCCAATTACTTGGCTTAACATGTTTATTAGCAACATTTTGTGGCAATGCAGCAAAATGTAGCAAGTAAAAAAAGGGCAAAAACCATCAAAGAGGCAGTCACGAAACTTTACAATTTATAGTTGACATCAAAATAAAGACGAAAATGGGTGTGGTCCGAGCAAGGGCCCGGAAACAGAGAGAGCCCACGGGGGCCCACCCACTTTACTCCCCTGGTTAGATTTGGCTTTGTGGCTGGTGTGGTCCCATCACAAGATGTTCTCTAgttcatacattttttaattttgtttactGTATTACACTGCTTTTATGTCAAATTGCTTTCTATCAGCAATTTGTAACCTGCTTTGGCATATTTGACATATCGTTTTACTTTATATTGTGTAATCTCAATTTGGAGACGGAGTAAACAAGTCAGATAAAGATTAAATAACTGAAAAAGGTCAGTCTTGTACTTAATGTAGAATGTATAAACTAAGAACCCAGATCATGCTATTACTGCCTTCAGAGAAGAGGAGCCACTGCttagaatatatttttaaacattaaatgaCAGACATAATAATGCCATAATCATATTTTTATTGAGTTGGTAGCACAAGACAAAGATACAAAAAGTCAAGTGATTAGCAACTTTTACAACAAAGGATAGGCCCTCATGCAATT of Sander lucioperca isolate FBNREF2018 chromosome 5, SLUC_FBN_1.2, whole genome shotgun sequence contains these proteins:
- the LOC116048508 gene encoding olfactory receptor 52E8-like gives rise to the protein MYVFSFDRLLLLIQVIMFYTNVTRITNFFILGFPGLSQEYYGPVSALLLVLFLAIAVGNIFILVFVKCERSLHKPTYLIFCHLALTDLMFGTVTLPKIISKYWFDDSIISFYGCFVQMYFVHFLGASHSFILMVMALDRFVAICAPLRYTALFTNNTVSVLCGISWILPMSWMVGIVLDTLRLPYCNSNIITHCFCDHIAITVLGCENVREVQVVAFGMAMFSLMLPLGFITFSYFVIIVAVMRMTSSNSSRMTALSTCSPQILITFLYFMPRCFVYLANFVGFTFSVPVRIVVVMLYSILPAAINPLIYCFKTKDIKEHLKKKLVTRKFNSSTTG